The Terriglobales bacterium genome includes a window with the following:
- a CDS encoding M67 family metallopeptidase yields MLKVPEDIFQQIRRHGEETYPNECCGVLLGQVDLDQNARSVSLAIRCGNTRTDSAHNRYHIDPKELIAAQKTARQRGEDIVGFYHSHPDHPAQWSPTDFAEAHWIGCSYVITAVARGKAEITNSFLLDGSTEEDKKFVDEKVEVL; encoded by the coding sequence ATGCTCAAAGTTCCAGAAGATATCTTTCAGCAAATCCGCCGCCACGGCGAAGAAACTTATCCCAATGAATGCTGCGGCGTGCTCCTGGGCCAGGTGGATTTGGACCAGAACGCCCGCAGCGTCAGCCTCGCCATCCGTTGCGGCAACACCCGGACCGATTCTGCCCATAACCGCTACCATATTGATCCTAAAGAGCTGATTGCCGCGCAAAAGACCGCGCGCCAGCGTGGAGAAGATATTGTGGGCTTCTATCACTCGCATCCCGATCATCCCGCGCAATGGTCGCCAACCGACTTTGCCGAAGCCCACTGGATCGGCTGCTCCTACGTGATCACCGCGGTCGCCAGGGGCAAGGCGGAAATTACCAATTCTTTTCTGCTCGACGGCAGTACCGAAGAAGATAAAAAGTTTGTGGATGAGAAGGTTGAGGTTCTATAG
- a CDS encoding redoxin domain-containing protein, giving the protein MVRLIIRIFLENPLPLQVGDVAPDFELAAVTGSERHPFKLSGYRGKKNLVLAFYALDWSPTUTTQMPALNDDLDKFAGFDAQVVGISIDSIFSHIAWQEKSIGILRYPLVSDFYPHGGVAKAYGVFREGPPLPGISERAVVIVDKQGKIAFAKVYELGEQPPHDDCFEVLRTLP; this is encoded by the coding sequence TTGGTTCGCCTCATCATCAGAATTTTTCTGGAGAATCCTTTGCCCTTACAGGTTGGAGATGTTGCCCCCGATTTCGAGCTAGCGGCAGTGACGGGAAGCGAGCGCCATCCCTTCAAATTGAGCGGCTATCGCGGCAAGAAAAACCTCGTGCTGGCCTTCTATGCGCTGGATTGGAGTCCGACTTGAACCACCCAGATGCCGGCGCTCAACGACGATCTCGATAAGTTCGCCGGTTTCGATGCCCAGGTCGTGGGCATTAGCATTGATTCCATTTTCAGCCACATCGCCTGGCAGGAAAAATCCATCGGGATCTTGCGTTATCCCCTGGTGAGCGACTTCTATCCGCATGGAGGCGTGGCCAAAGCCTACGGCGTTTTCCGCGAAGGGCCTCCCCTGCCCGGCATCAGTGAACGGGCCGTGGTCATCGTAGATAAGCAGGGCAAAATTGCCTTCGCGAAAGTCTATGAGCTTGGCGAGCAGCCTCCCCACGATGACTGTTTTGAGGTATTGCGAACTTTACCCTAG
- a CDS encoding TonB-dependent receptor, whose protein sequence is MAGRRIVLSWLLVFGVLAFSASAHATIFGDVRGIVHDPQHRPIKAATVTIKAASTDWQQTLQTDNEGSFLFQAVPLGEYTIKVTGAGFAPQEQRAIVNSGTMTDLHFQLSVASTSETVEVTDIAGVVNPQSSSSETLISRNEIANNPGADRTNSLQMITNFVPGAYMVHDLLHIRGGHQVSWLIDGVPVPNTNIASNVGPQFDPKDIDTLEVGRGGYSAESGDRTYGIFNVVPRSGFERNNAGELLLNYGSFNSTNDQISFGSHTQRFAYYASLNGTRSELGLDTPIAHVIHDKEAGGGGFLSLIFNPVPSDQLRLVISGRADHYQIPNDFDMENTLGIRDVQNEHDAFGSASWLHTFPNGILLTFSPFFHANRAAYTGGVNDQPVTPNQSTKSIYAGGQVTVEVVRGNNNLRAGFVGFAQRDKEFFGVVANDGSGTFLSELAQPIADTEAAFVEDQWKATSWLTLNGGVRLSRFSGGVSEHSTDPRIGAAIQVPRIHWVLHGFYGRYYQAPPLNTFSGTQLCPVNLPINFQCLSLLDLANNIGFGFLPLRGERDEQYEAGLSIPVQRWALDFTAFRTHAKNFLDHDVIGNSGIFFPLTLDRARIRGWESTVRSPRLFERAQLHLAYSHQFAEGKGARTGGLTDFSPPQDLFFLDHDQRDTLSVGYDVRLPWRSFSSGNFNYGKGFLNGIGPRHLHPHATFDFAAGKSFGESWTAQFSALNVSNNRYLLDTSNTFGGTHFYEPRQYSVELRYRFHY, encoded by the coding sequence ATGGCAGGAAGGCGTATTGTCCTTTCTTGGCTTTTGGTTTTCGGAGTTCTTGCTTTTAGCGCATCGGCTCACGCCACTATTTTCGGAGATGTGCGCGGAATCGTGCACGATCCCCAGCATCGCCCTATTAAGGCTGCGACTGTAACCATCAAGGCAGCTTCTACCGACTGGCAGCAAACGCTCCAGACCGATAATGAAGGTTCATTTCTTTTTCAGGCGGTCCCGCTCGGCGAATACACAATTAAAGTTACCGGCGCGGGCTTTGCTCCGCAGGAGCAGCGCGCAATTGTGAATTCGGGCACGATGACCGACCTTCACTTTCAACTCAGTGTGGCCTCCACCAGTGAAACGGTGGAAGTCACTGATATAGCGGGCGTGGTGAATCCGCAATCTTCCAGCAGTGAAACGCTTATCAGCCGCAACGAGATCGCAAATAATCCCGGTGCAGACCGCACCAACAGCCTGCAGATGATCACCAATTTTGTTCCTGGCGCTTATATGGTGCATGATCTGCTTCACATCCGCGGCGGACACCAGGTGAGCTGGCTGATTGACGGCGTGCCTGTTCCCAACACGAATATCGCGAGCAATGTCGGTCCGCAATTCGACCCCAAAGACATTGATACGCTCGAAGTCGGACGCGGCGGCTACTCCGCCGAATCGGGCGACCGCACCTATGGCATCTTTAACGTGGTCCCGCGTTCCGGATTTGAGCGCAACAATGCCGGCGAGTTGCTCTTGAATTACGGCAGCTTTAACTCGACCAACGATCAGATCAGCTTCGGCAGCCACACCCAGCGCTTTGCTTACTACGCGAGCTTGAACGGAACCCGCTCCGAACTGGGACTCGATACCCCCATCGCCCACGTCATCCACGACAAAGAGGCTGGCGGAGGCGGCTTTCTTTCTCTCATCTTTAATCCTGTTCCCTCTGACCAGTTGCGGCTGGTCATCTCGGGACGCGCTGACCACTACCAGATTCCCAACGACTTCGACATGGAAAACACACTGGGCATCCGCGACGTGCAAAACGAGCACGATGCCTTCGGGAGCGCCTCCTGGCTGCACACTTTCCCCAACGGCATTCTGCTTACTTTCTCGCCCTTCTTCCACGCCAACCGCGCGGCTTACACCGGCGGAGTAAACGATCAACCCGTGACTCCCAATCAAAGCACTAAGTCGATTTACGCCGGTGGCCAGGTGACCGTTGAAGTCGTGAGGGGCAACAACAACTTGCGCGCCGGATTTGTCGGCTTTGCACAGCGCGACAAAGAGTTTTTTGGCGTTGTAGCCAATGATGGCAGCGGCACTTTTCTGAGTGAACTCGCCCAACCTATCGCTGATACCGAGGCCGCGTTTGTGGAAGATCAATGGAAGGCGACCTCGTGGCTGACGCTGAATGGCGGCGTCCGCCTGTCACGTTTTTCCGGCGGAGTGAGTGAACACTCCACCGACCCGCGCATTGGAGCCGCCATCCAGGTTCCACGCATCCATTGGGTGCTGCACGGTTTCTACGGACGCTATTACCAGGCCCCTCCGCTGAATACCTTTTCGGGAACGCAATTGTGCCCAGTAAACTTGCCTATAAACTTTCAATGCCTTTCGCTGTTGGACCTTGCTAACAACATCGGGTTCGGATTTCTGCCTCTGCGTGGCGAACGGGACGAACAATATGAGGCCGGACTGAGTATTCCGGTGCAAAGATGGGCGCTCGACTTTACCGCCTTCCGCACCCACGCCAAAAACTTCCTGGACCATGACGTGATTGGCAACTCCGGCATCTTTTTCCCGCTTACGCTCGACCGGGCACGTATTCGAGGCTGGGAGAGCACAGTGCGCTCGCCCCGCTTGTTTGAACGTGCGCAGTTGCACCTGGCCTATTCCCATCAATTTGCCGAGGGGAAGGGCGCGAGAACCGGCGGTCTCACCGATTTCTCGCCTCCCCAGGACCTGTTCTTTCTGGATCACGACCAGCGTGACACCCTGAGCGTTGGATACGACGTTAGATTGCCCTGGCGCAGCTTTTCTTCAGGTAATTTCAATTACGGCAAGGGATTCCTGAATGGAATCGGCCCCAGGCATCTCCACCCGCATGCCACCTTTGACTTTGCTGCAGGCAAATCATTCGGCGAAAGTTGGACGGCGCAGTTCAGCGCGCTTAACGTCAGCAACAATCGTTACCTGCTGGATACCAGCAACACCTTTGGCGGAACGCACTTCTACGAACCGCGCCAGTACTCAGTTGAATTGCGTTACAGGTTTCACTATTGA
- the fusA gene encoding elongation factor G translates to MKIYEGANIRNIAVIGHAHAGKTSLVSAMLYTAGATPKLGRVDQGDTTTDHDEEEVARAMTLSTGVAYAEWGQTKINFLDTPGFNLFVHEARAAMVPTEAALVVVDGASPVGIVTERVWSFAQEMDVPRILVATRMDRERADKDSAIQSLQKAFGRQVVPVQLPIGSEKNLSGVVDLVTMKAYSYEMGGSGKGKEIPVPADMAEAAKAAHEALVEIVAEGKDELMEEFFEKGTIAEDHLIAAIHEACRDDRLFPLLFASGLGNIGTDRLLDFLAVYAPTAAEHREVKSAPTTNNGNPAVRHAVDTEPCSLFVFKTANDPFAGRITYFKVFSGVVKNDATVQNYTRNTPEKLSHLSIMQGKTQVAVTELHAGDIGAVAKLKETLTGDTLGEKTSPIHYPSIALPEPAITFAIEPKTRADEDKLSNGIHKLIEEDLMLRFYRDAQTKEFLIAGTGQQHIEIVVSRLKKRYHTEVVLKAPKVPYRETIRGKADVQGRHKKQTGGHGQYGDCKIKMEPLPRGSNFEFVNDIFGGAIPKNYIPAVEKGIVEAAQRGYLAGFPVVDFRVILYDGSYHDVDSNELSFKMAGRIAFKKAMEQAKPTLLEPIMQVEITIPDEFAGSIMGDLNSRRGRIQGMDNKGGNTIVKAEVPMAEMLTYGADLTSMTQGRGSFVMEMKHYDVVPAMIQEKIVIAAKAARGEEVEEEE, encoded by the coding sequence GTGAAGATCTACGAAGGGGCAAACATCCGCAACATTGCAGTTATCGGCCACGCTCATGCTGGCAAGACTTCCTTAGTCTCAGCCATGCTTTATACCGCCGGGGCCACACCCAAGTTGGGCCGCGTGGACCAGGGAGACACCACCACGGACCACGACGAAGAAGAGGTCGCCCGCGCCATGACCCTTTCCACCGGCGTGGCCTACGCCGAGTGGGGCCAGACCAAAATTAATTTCCTGGATACGCCCGGCTTCAACCTGTTTGTGCACGAGGCGCGCGCAGCCATGGTGCCCACCGAGGCGGCGCTGGTGGTGGTGGATGGCGCATCGCCGGTTGGCATCGTGACCGAACGGGTATGGAGTTTCGCCCAGGAGATGGACGTGCCACGCATCCTGGTGGCCACGCGCATGGACCGCGAGCGCGCGGACAAAGACTCTGCCATCCAAAGTTTACAAAAAGCCTTTGGACGGCAAGTGGTCCCGGTTCAGCTTCCCATCGGGAGCGAGAAGAACCTGAGCGGAGTGGTTGACCTGGTCACCATGAAAGCCTACAGCTACGAGATGGGCGGAAGCGGCAAGGGAAAAGAAATTCCTGTTCCAGCCGATATGGCTGAGGCCGCCAAAGCCGCCCACGAGGCACTCGTAGAGATTGTGGCCGAGGGCAAAGATGAGCTGATGGAAGAATTTTTCGAGAAAGGCACGATCGCCGAAGACCATCTGATTGCAGCCATTCACGAGGCCTGCCGCGATGACCGTCTCTTTCCGCTGCTGTTCGCCTCCGGACTCGGAAACATTGGCACCGACCGCCTGCTTGATTTTCTTGCCGTGTATGCTCCCACTGCCGCCGAACACCGCGAGGTAAAATCGGCGCCCACGACGAACAACGGAAATCCCGCAGTGCGGCATGCGGTGGATACCGAGCCTTGCTCGCTTTTTGTTTTCAAGACGGCAAACGATCCCTTTGCCGGGAGGATTACTTATTTCAAGGTCTTTTCGGGTGTGGTCAAAAATGACGCTACCGTGCAGAACTACACCCGCAATACTCCGGAAAAGCTCTCGCACCTTTCCATCATGCAGGGTAAAACGCAGGTTGCAGTGACTGAGCTTCATGCCGGAGACATTGGCGCTGTCGCCAAACTGAAGGAAACTCTCACCGGCGATACCTTAGGAGAGAAGACCAGCCCGATTCACTATCCCAGCATCGCTCTGCCGGAGCCGGCGATTACCTTCGCCATCGAACCCAAAACGAGGGCGGATGAGGACAAGCTTTCCAACGGCATTCATAAATTGATTGAAGAAGATCTCATGCTGCGCTTCTATCGTGATGCGCAGACCAAAGAGTTCCTGATCGCTGGCACGGGCCAGCAGCACATTGAGATTGTGGTTTCAAGACTCAAGAAGCGTTATCACACCGAGGTAGTGCTCAAAGCACCGAAGGTCCCATATCGGGAAACTATCCGGGGCAAGGCCGACGTGCAGGGACGCCACAAGAAACAAACCGGCGGCCACGGCCAGTACGGCGATTGCAAAATCAAGATGGAGCCGCTGCCCCGTGGCAGCAACTTCGAGTTCGTCAACGATATTTTCGGCGGCGCCATTCCCAAGAACTATATCCCCGCGGTGGAGAAGGGAATTGTGGAAGCGGCGCAGCGCGGCTACCTGGCGGGATTTCCGGTGGTGGATTTCAGGGTCATCCTCTACGACGGTTCTTACCACGACGTAGATTCAAACGAATTGAGCTTCAAGATGGCCGGCCGCATTGCCTTCAAGAAGGCCATGGAGCAGGCCAAGCCCACACTGCTGGAGCCGATCATGCAGGTGGAGATCACCATCCCCGATGAATTCGCCGGCAGCATCATGGGAGACCTCAACTCCCGCCGCGGCCGCATTCAGGGCATGGACAACAAAGGCGGCAATACGATTGTGAAGGCCGAAGTCCCCATGGCCGAGATGCTGACCTATGGCGCCGACCTGACCTCAATGACCCAGGGCCGAGGATCGTTTGTCATGGAGATGAAACACTACGACGTGGTGCCTGCAATGATCCAGGAAAAGATTGTCATCGCCGCCAAGGCTGCGCGCGGTGAAGAGGTGGAAGAAGAAGAGTAG
- a CDS encoding metallopeptidase TldD-related protein: protein MKTTLVCCLSLCLLLAALPAGAQDDVVTNAMRDELDRSMKTLQLEKLEKPYFIAYRTQEYTSTGAAASLGSLLYSNTSRSRFLAVEMRVGDYALDNTNFVSTPGPFGGSRMSPLPLEDNYKELRRQIWLATDAAYKRALEDLSRKRAALQNRTRTEEIPDFTKAQPVTLRDESPPAQVEPAAVEKMVRELSALFRQMPQVYSSTVSLSVSNVVTRQIDSEGTSFVRATPEVAFRAVATTQAPDGMPLEDFVTAYGRSISDLPSQEELAKRIRELGTHLAQLRSAPLPDRYIGPVLFEGQAAAELFGRVFAPNLLARRRPIGDNARFESMAENPFLDKLGARVLPDTFDVVDAPTRDTYEDARLYGSYRIDDDGVAARDITLVQKGILKTLLSTRVPVRGVLESNGHRRGSGPALSNLIVTTGKGLGDDELRAELMRLVKQRGLDYGVVVRRLTYSPRSAAQLPLAAMAFSGAGGGESVILVFKVFPDGHEELVRNVEFSGITNTDFKDIAAASKTASIYTASSGGEVVSFRVPSLLFDDVTIKKPSGEIPKPPVAGSPLADSTDAKNGGGHSQH from the coding sequence ATGAAAACCACCCTCGTCTGCTGTTTATCGTTGTGCCTCCTGCTTGCCGCTCTGCCCGCTGGCGCGCAGGATGACGTAGTCACCAACGCCATGCGCGATGAGCTCGATCGCTCCATGAAAACGCTCCAGCTTGAAAAACTGGAAAAGCCGTACTTCATCGCCTACCGCACCCAGGAGTACACCAGCACCGGGGCCGCTGCCAGCCTGGGCAGCCTGCTTTACAGCAATACTTCACGCAGCCGTTTCCTGGCGGTTGAAATGCGCGTGGGAGACTATGCGCTCGACAACACAAATTTCGTCTCTACTCCCGGCCCCTTTGGCGGATCTCGCATGTCGCCGCTTCCGTTGGAGGACAACTACAAAGAGCTTCGCCGCCAAATCTGGCTGGCCACCGACGCAGCCTACAAACGCGCTCTCGAAGACCTCTCCCGCAAGCGCGCTGCCTTGCAGAACCGGACGCGCACCGAAGAGATCCCGGACTTCACCAAAGCACAGCCGGTAACCCTGCGCGACGAGTCGCCGCCGGCGCAGGTCGAACCCGCTGCAGTGGAAAAAATGGTGCGCGAGCTTTCGGCGCTCTTTCGGCAGATGCCGCAGGTCTACAGCTCGACCGTGAGCCTCAGTGTAAGCAACGTTGTGACCCGGCAGATTGACAGCGAGGGCACATCGTTCGTGCGCGCGACGCCCGAGGTCGCATTCCGGGCGGTTGCCACCACCCAGGCGCCGGATGGGATGCCGCTCGAGGATTTTGTCACCGCCTACGGCCGCTCCATCAGCGATCTGCCCAGCCAGGAGGAGTTGGCAAAGCGGATCCGCGAACTGGGGACCCATCTCGCCCAGCTTCGTTCCGCCCCTCTGCCCGATCGTTACATCGGCCCTGTGCTCTTTGAAGGCCAGGCTGCGGCAGAGCTTTTCGGCCGCGTCTTTGCGCCCAACCTGCTCGCCAGGCGGCGGCCCATTGGTGACAATGCTCGGTTTGAATCCATGGCGGAAAACCCGTTTCTTGATAAGTTGGGTGCTCGCGTGCTTCCCGACACATTCGATGTTGTGGATGCCCCCACGCGCGACACCTACGAGGATGCTCGTCTTTATGGCAGCTACCGCATCGACGATGACGGCGTTGCTGCCCGTGACATCACGCTCGTGCAAAAAGGGATCCTGAAAACGTTGCTTTCAACCCGGGTTCCCGTTCGCGGTGTCCTGGAAAGCAACGGCCACCGCCGCGGCTCGGGACCTGCGCTCAGCAATCTCATTGTGACCACCGGCAAAGGGTTGGGTGACGACGAACTCCGGGCAGAGCTGATGCGCCTGGTGAAGCAGCGTGGCCTCGATTACGGGGTCGTCGTGCGCCGCCTGACGTACTCGCCTCGATCGGCAGCGCAGCTTCCGCTGGCTGCAATGGCTTTCTCTGGCGCAGGTGGTGGCGAGAGCGTCATTCTTGTATTTAAGGTTTTTCCCGATGGGCATGAAGAGCTGGTTCGCAACGTCGAATTCAGCGGCATTACCAATACCGACTTCAAAGATATCGCGGCAGCTTCGAAAACCGCCTCCATCTATACCGCCTCGTCGGGTGGCGAAGTCGTCTCCTTTCGGGTGCCCTCGTTGTTGTTCGACGACGTCACCATCAAGAAGCCTTCGGGCGAAATTCCCAAGCCGCCTGTAGCCGGCTCTCCCTTGGCCGATTCCACAGACGCTAAGAACGGCGGCGGTCACTCACAGCACTAG
- the dusB gene encoding tRNA dihydrouridine synthase DusB, whose amino-acid sequence MRKYWDIPAGPREEAPEQVRMPDSVLIGDVRISPATILAPMAGVTDTVFRRFIKNLGGCGLIMTEFTSADGLFRCRESKRKRYLHFYDDEHPISAQLFGSDAEVLAGAAKIVEELGFDLVDLNLGCPAKRVVKCNGGSGLLRDLPHIRVIFEKVRAAVKIPFTVKFRAGWDEKQLVCVELAKLAENCGLQAVALHARTREQGYSGNARWEWIAAIKDAVKIPVIGNGDIRSPQDAAAMMAQTRCDAVMIGRMAPSNPWIFRQIEQYKQSGRYDEPTNADRYAMIHTYFRMLLEEDVPGAEGKMKQFASWFTHGIPGGSTLRKAVHGAKRGSEILESVEQFFGSSQLLEATAKA is encoded by the coding sequence GTGAGGAAGTACTGGGACATTCCGGCAGGGCCGCGCGAAGAAGCGCCAGAGCAGGTGCGCATGCCGGATTCTGTCTTGATCGGCGATGTCAGGATTTCGCCCGCCACCATCCTGGCCCCTATGGCCGGGGTGACGGACACTGTCTTCCGCCGCTTCATCAAAAACCTCGGTGGATGCGGGCTCATCATGACCGAGTTCACCTCGGCTGATGGCTTGTTCCGCTGCCGCGAATCCAAGCGCAAGCGCTATCTGCACTTTTACGATGACGAACATCCTATCTCGGCGCAACTGTTCGGCAGTGATGCCGAGGTGCTGGCCGGCGCCGCCAAAATTGTGGAAGAGCTGGGCTTCGACCTGGTGGATTTGAACCTGGGTTGTCCCGCCAAGCGCGTGGTTAAATGCAACGGCGGCTCGGGGCTGCTGCGCGATCTGCCGCATATCCGCGTGATCTTTGAAAAGGTGCGGGCCGCGGTCAAGATTCCGTTTACGGTAAAGTTCCGGGCCGGCTGGGACGAAAAACAACTGGTCTGCGTGGAGCTGGCCAAGCTTGCGGAAAATTGCGGCCTGCAAGCCGTCGCCCTGCACGCCCGCACGCGCGAGCAGGGATACAGCGGCAATGCGCGCTGGGAGTGGATTGCCGCCATCAAAGACGCAGTCAAGATTCCTGTTATAGGAAATGGTGATATCCGCTCACCGCAAGACGCCGCTGCCATGATGGCGCAGACACGATGCGACGCGGTCATGATTGGACGCATGGCGCCGTCGAATCCATGGATCTTCCGCCAGATTGAGCAGTACAAGCAGAGCGGCCGCTACGACGAGCCTACCAATGCCGACCGCTATGCCATGATCCATACTTATTTCCGTATGCTGCTGGAAGAAGATGTCCCCGGGGCGGAAGGAAAGATGAAACAGTTCGCTTCATGGTTTACCCATGGCATTCCGGGTGGCAGCACTCTGCGCAAAGCCGTGCATGGGGCCAAGCGGGGGAGCGAGATTTTGGAGAGCGTGGAGCAGTTCTTTGGCAGTAGCCAGTTGCTAGAAGCAACTGCAAAAGCTTAA
- a CDS encoding TldD/PmbA family protein: MNARVRAVLFAVIVLTVAVDPLSAQKKSVSAGKKSASSALQSSPVLQAMKDELTHSLDALKGQSTPPYFLSYEIGESNNISIVGSFGTITRSNESRRRLMNIDLRVGDFKVDNTRALRGSGQSFDFADRFSFIEIPIEDDPAAIRTTLWYHTDQKYKRAVEQLTKVKTNMQVQVEQEDKSADFSQEPPETYTEKLQALALDRHTWEEKIRKYTAPFARYGDIYEANAVLSASAETRWFVSNEGSQIQTSQTYYRLFISAFTKADDGMELPRYESFFAFTPEGLPDDAAILKAVDKMIQDLRALRTAPVVEPYTGPAILSGRASGVFFHEVFGHRIEGHRQKRVEEGQTFKKMVNDKVLPDSFSVVFDPTLYRLGNQDLVGAYRYDDEGVKARRLSVVENGVFKNFLMSRTPIDGFPGSNGHGRNQAGFAPVARQSNLIVQASSPVTRAELKKMLLEQIQKENKPFGLLFDDIQGGFTITTRTIPNAFNVLPVMVYRIYPDGKEELVRGVDLIGTPLTTFSKILAADDQVGVFNGVCGAESGWVPVSAVSPGILLSQIEVQKKSMSQERPPLLPAPFAVEK; encoded by the coding sequence ATGAACGCGCGAGTTCGTGCAGTCCTGTTTGCGGTAATTGTGCTCACGGTTGCGGTTGACCCGCTCAGTGCGCAGAAGAAGAGTGTTTCTGCCGGGAAGAAAAGCGCCTCTTCCGCCCTTCAATCCTCTCCTGTTCTTCAGGCCATGAAGGATGAGTTGACGCATTCGCTCGATGCGTTGAAGGGACAATCCACGCCGCCCTACTTTCTTAGTTATGAAATCGGCGAGAGCAATAACATCAGCATAGTTGGGTCATTCGGCACAATTACCCGCAGCAACGAAAGCCGGCGCCGCCTCATGAATATTGATCTGCGCGTCGGCGATTTCAAGGTGGATAACACCCGCGCCCTTCGCGGCAGTGGCCAGTCCTTCGATTTCGCTGACCGCTTCAGTTTTATCGAGATTCCCATCGAAGATGATCCGGCCGCGATCCGGACCACGCTCTGGTACCACACCGACCAGAAGTACAAGCGCGCGGTGGAGCAGCTTACCAAAGTAAAGACCAACATGCAGGTCCAGGTCGAGCAGGAGGATAAGTCCGCCGACTTCTCCCAGGAACCGCCGGAAACCTATACGGAAAAACTCCAGGCCCTTGCGCTTGATCGCCACACCTGGGAGGAAAAAATCCGCAAATACACCGCCCCCTTTGCCCGCTATGGCGACATTTACGAGGCCAATGCCGTCTTGAGCGCCAGCGCGGAGACCCGCTGGTTCGTCAGCAATGAGGGCTCCCAAATTCAGACCTCGCAAACCTACTACCGGCTTTTCATCTCCGCCTTTACCAAGGCCGATGACGGTATGGAGCTTCCGCGCTACGAATCCTTCTTTGCGTTTACTCCCGAAGGCCTGCCCGACGATGCCGCCATCCTGAAGGCGGTGGACAAAATGATCCAGGACCTTCGTGCCTTGCGCACTGCACCCGTGGTCGAGCCTTACACCGGTCCGGCGATTCTCTCCGGGCGGGCAAGCGGCGTTTTCTTCCACGAGGTCTTCGGACATCGCATTGAGGGCCACCGCCAAAAGCGAGTGGAAGAAGGACAGACCTTCAAGAAAATGGTGAATGATAAAGTCCTGCCAGATTCGTTTTCAGTGGTTTTCGATCCCACTCTATACCGGCTGGGAAATCAGGACCTGGTCGGCGCTTATCGTTATGACGATGAAGGCGTAAAGGCTCGTCGCCTCTCCGTGGTGGAGAATGGCGTCTTCAAGAACTTTCTGATGTCGCGCACCCCCATCGATGGCTTTCCCGGCTCCAACGGCCACGGCCGTAACCAGGCGGGCTTTGCCCCGGTAGCGCGCCAGTCGAACCTGATTGTTCAGGCGTCGTCGCCGGTCACGCGGGCCGAGTTGAAAAAGATGCTTTTGGAGCAGATCCAGAAGGAGAACAAGCCCTTCGGACTATTGTTCGATGACATCCAGGGCGGCTTCACCATTACCACCCGCACCATCCCCAACGCTTTTAACGTGCTGCCCGTCATGGTGTATCGCATCTACCCGGACGGAAAAGAAGAATTAGTGCGGGGTGTAGACCTCATTGGCACCCCGCTCACCACCTTCAGCAAGATCCTGGCCGCGGATGACCAGGTCGGAGTGTTCAATGGCGTCTGCGGGGCCGAATCCGGATGGGTTCCCGTGTCGGCAGTCTCCCCCGGCATTCTGCTATCGCAGATCGAAGTGCAGAAGAAATCTATGTCGCAGGAGCGGCCGCCGCTGCTGCCGGCGCCATTCGCCGTGGAAAAATAA
- a CDS encoding MBL fold metallo-hydrolase, with protein sequence MLPTLHLGDFELTVLSDGTYYLDGGTIFGIIPKPLWEKKMPADERNRVSIGLNSLLIRTGKQNILVETGIGNKLGEKQLRIYHSQAKLLESLQAAGIQPAQIDIVINSHLHFDHCGWNTVIEGGVVVPTFPNARYYAPEGELQVAHQQRERDRVSYLSDNYDPLIRSGQMQLLQKDGEIVPGISVCNYPGHTRAMMAVLIESRGQKACYVSDLIPTTAHLDLVWGMAYDLFPLETIENKRRYYKQAIPEKWLTIFTHDPKIPWGYLHLNEQQKIAVTVASS encoded by the coding sequence ATGCTTCCTACTCTTCATCTTGGCGATTTTGAACTTACCGTTCTCTCCGATGGCACTTACTATCTTGATGGCGGGACCATCTTCGGGATCATTCCCAAGCCGCTATGGGAAAAGAAGATGCCTGCCGACGAGCGCAATCGCGTTTCCATAGGGTTGAACTCTCTCCTGATTCGGACAGGCAAACAGAACATCCTGGTGGAAACCGGCATCGGCAATAAGCTGGGAGAGAAACAGTTACGCATTTATCACTCCCAAGCCAAACTGCTGGAAAGCCTGCAGGCAGCCGGCATTCAACCCGCGCAGATTGATATCGTCATCAACTCGCACCTGCACTTCGACCATTGCGGCTGGAACACTGTAATCGAGGGTGGAGTCGTTGTCCCAACCTTTCCTAACGCACGCTACTACGCCCCAGAAGGCGAATTGCAGGTCGCGCACCAGCAGCGCGAGCGCGATCGGGTGAGCTATCTCAGCGATAACTATGACCCTCTCATTCGCAGCGGCCAGATGCAACTGTTGCAAAAAGACGGTGAAATCGTGCCTGGGATTTCAGTCTGCAACTATCCCGGCCATACCCGCGCCATGATGGCAGTCTTGATTGAGAGCCGCGGCCAGAAAGCTTGTTATGTCTCTGACCTTATTCCCACGACAGCGCATCTCGATCTGGTCTGGGGCATGGCCTACGATCTCTTCCCACTGGAGACCATTGAGAACAAGAGGCGCTACTACAAACAAGCCATTCCCGAAAAATGGCTGACGATCTTTACGCATGACCCGAAGATTCCGTGGGGATATTTGCACTTGAATGAGCAGCAAAAGATCGCCGTTACAGTTGCCAGTAGCTAG